TagatatgaataaataaaatggttCAGGAATAGTTGTATATCTGTGTTGTAATTTTTATGTGTAATACATCTCTGCTGTTCACTTACTGAGAAATGTCACCACTGGCAAAATTACATCAATTTGACAATGTTATACAAAAACATTAGGCGATCATAGAAAGTAGAATATGTAGTTCTGATTAAAGGCGGCATTTAAAATACAACAATGGGAGTGTGTGTTTTCACGTATATTCTGGACAGCTTTAATCACATCAAAACAAGTGTTGCAGTAATTTTTAGTGGGGTTGGGGGTGAAATTATAATTTAGTTGAGCTCAGTCATCACGCTGATGAACATCAGTTGCAATGCTGGATGCTAAAAGAGGATGTGAGATTTGGTATCCAAAGGGTACCAGTATCAGTGCTGATTACTAACGTAATTTCTCTTGTCGTTTGGTTAGATGAGGTCTGAGACAGCCCACACTGATGGAAGGATCCTCATTATGGATTTACTTTGGCTAATGGAAAGTATTTTGTAATGGCTACCCCCCTCCAAAATTAGGTAaacagaacgttaaaaaaaagaaTGCAGCCACGTTTTCAACTCGTATCTTGGATGTCTGTCGCGTCTTTTCAGTACAATACAGTCTCCAGTGTCTTTCACTCCTGTATACACATCTTCTGGATTTATATAAAACATCTTGCATTTGTCTGCACCATTTCAGTATCATGCTATTGACAATCAGGGGTGTCGTTTCAGCTGCTGATGACTTCCTCATGGAAGAAGTCAGTCTTGACCCCGGCACTAACCCTGGCAACTGCACCAAAATCCAGCTATTACAGTGAAGCCATAATACAAGAACATGTTTGTACAGTTCTGACACTGTGTGAGACAGGGGGCTTTAGTGTCCCTTTAAAGTTGATTTTATTCCTTGCAGAATCTGTTAGATTATGCTATCCACACAACTTTCCTCACATTCGATATCCTCTTGTCAAGGGAGTTTCATTTTGTAGGATTTTAATACCTGAAGGTGTTAACCATGTTTATTGTACTTAACTAATTTTCTTGCAGGAATTGACAAGGTGCAGATTGCAGCAGGAATGATTGGTGGTCACATTCCAGCTGCTAAAACGTGTGTGTGCAGAATGGAACTACGGTAGTCTCCGGTGCAAAAAACTTTGAAACTTAATGGTTAATTTCACTCTGAGTATATTATTGAGGAATATTTACGAATTACAAATGCTGTATCATGTCACTTATATTTTTCTTCATTTCAAAGTTGATTATAATTTTGTTACAGCAAAATTTAACATgacaaatgaaaattaaaaaaaaacaggaaaaaaaacaaatgtcgTAGAAATTTGCCTATTTTATTAAAGTCCTACATTAACAAGTGCAATTCTGACCTTAAACTTTGTCAACAAGCCCAACCTCAAACTTGTGCACGTTCTTAGTGAGATATACAGCAGGATGTTAGAACTGTGAAGAGGAAGTGGAGTTCTTGCATACACTGGGTTTCAGAGACTCTACCTCCTGGTTGTCAACATTTGAATAGAAGTGTGTGGAATGTCCAAGAAATCTGAAGTTTTAGTTTACTGATGTATAATTTACAATGCACTGATGTGCTATCCAGGGGAAATCACACACGTTAATCCTCTTTTCCTTACAGTATGGAGCAGGTATAAGCACTGGCCTTAGACTTATTTGTatttcaagtatactatgtatcACCTGGATATAAAGTCTTTATCAAAATACTGCACACACAATCGAAATGCACCTACCACCAAAGTTTCATTTTGATCCACGAAGTACATATGTTGCTATGTAGTACACAAGGATCCTATGCACCACCTAGCCTTACAACTAGTGGTGAATGTAGCAAACCATGGCACCATTGCATGCAAATGAATGTGCCCCGTTGGTGGCCACAACTGAAATTGAAATGCGCACATCAAACTTGTCAGAGGTCTAGTTCAAGTGCATCAAGTTTCATCttgatccacaaaatattcctcaagaCACTGTCTTGAGTTGTCCAGTGACCACGTGTGCAGTGGGTCAAGCAATTCCTTGCTCTGCTTTGGGCAATGCAGGTAAAGAACTAGCAGTGTTTCATATAAAACCTGATTGCTTTCTTTGTTTACTGTATAACTCAACAAATGGAACAATAATAAATGTGAATGTCCTGTTGTAATTGGTTTTGAAACCAAGAGACAGTATCCCCCCAAAAAAGAATGTTTCATATTTTATTCTGGTGCTCGGCTTTCTTTTGTAAATTAAGATGCTTTTTTTTCGTGTGGCATCTTTTGGGCTTTATAATGCTTAAGATTTTAGCAACAGTATATATGTCATGTGTCAAAAAagtaaatatacaaacaaacaaaaaatgtcagAATTTTGAATAAGCTGACGGAGTGTCGGCGGGCACCGTGGCATTATGGGAGAGAGATGATTGATACGGCGGCCATTTTGGCTCCGTGCTTCCATTGTGTGATAGTAAATATCTGCTACAACCACAACACTTGTATCCTTGTGGAGGGAAAAATAGAAATACAACGTTAATTTCACCTAGGGTAAGTTTGGTATCTTAGTATTTCCACCGTAGCAGGTTAGTCACCGTTTATTGAGTAAAATAGTGCGGATAAAGTGTCGTTTCGTGCTGAAATTGAGCTTTATTTCGACGCTGTATGTGGAGCAGACGAGCATAAATGGCTCTCCGTCTGTGACATCTGCTCCACTCAGCCACACTTTGTCCTCTCTGCTCCGCTTTAACAAACAAGGCTTCATAACGTCTTTTAACGATTTTTAGTAGCAACGTTTCTTTTCTACGTGTTGTTGGTAGTCTTGTGTTTACATGTTGTCTGTTGAGGTAAGTAATTGTCGAGGTTTTCTACTCGCTCGGGTTGTGAATTGTTGGTAGAGTGATGTCGGTCTGCGGCCATAATCCTGCAGCGGGAGGCGGCGCAACAGGCGCATGCCCCGCCCATTACCTCTGCGGAGAGAACCGTATTGGTTTTAAACCACAGCTGATTGGTCAGTGCCCCTTGAGGACTGTTGTGATTGGTGTCGAGGATCCCGCTGAGACTTGATTGGATGCGcagtgtgtttgtgcgtgtggcAAACAGGACCGGAGGAAAAGTTCTCAGGCTGCCAGATTTTAGATTTTAAAGAATGATAAAAATGTAAATTTCCAAGATTTACAGGTTACCACACATGAAATTTTgttttgacatgtttttttttttaaactgataatATTTTAAACTTTCAAAGACTTCCTGTTTAGTTGTTGAATTTGTAGATAAACTtaatatctcagcagtgacacttATATCGCTGAGGTCGAGAGACTGCAAAGAGTTTATGggggtcgctggacagaggtgtctggtGATGTCGATAATAGGGCAATTCCACAGAGTGCTGTTCCTTCCCgtttaatcccgaatagcaaaccagggcatgttttgaagcattgtAGTAACTTCTTGAGCCATGTTTGtctatcttgaacaaacttggtatatatAGTAgggccatcattggcaccagatttgaaatccggatccaatttttgaactgttaaaAAATTTCTGCCCAGTTCTTGAAATTGTGGATAGTACTTTCTGggtattcatagtcttaacaaCTTCGACCATGTTCCAACTTGTGGGATATTTGTAGTCACTGTGGCTTGAAATtcatttgattgtgctccatcggggtaaaaatttgaaaccAAAGCAGTGCTTGTTGTGGTTCATCGCCTTTTCTTTCGTTTTTAGGTGGGTTTCCAAGTCTGAACATTAttagccagcctgttaggaggcaaactGAATTAAGCTGTTCTATCCTATTTTTGCActctttttggattgtgggcgATCGTAGTAGAATGGCGCCCTGTAGAATAGGGGTTTAACCTTGCAGTAGAATGGAGGTACAAATCTTTGGAGTCTTGGTGCATTTTGTCGTACTGTGTAATTGTGAGACCTGATCAGTCAGTCTCTTGAGgtgaagactggatgtctttagtaagAAGTGAAGATGGACCACTTGTCTGCCTGGCTggctgctatccaggacccagagcggttctgtggtgtggttccATGTGGCATGCAGCCTGCCCCCAGAACTGTCAGTCAACATTGACTTTAATAAAGGACTTTGTGCTGAGTGCTCTGCtcgtatttttttttgtctttttggtcTGCAGGGTTACTGTTAATGGCATATCTTAACAAGCTAGACAGGTTTCAACTATAAAACTAGGACAAGTTGATGGTATTTTGGTGGTGACGGGAAAATTTATTCTTTCCTTTTTATTCCACTCTTTAGTTGCTAAATTGCTGCATAGGTTTAACTTTGACCTCTTTTGTTATCACTCtcaccttatgatgtcacaaagatttGATGAGTATCAAAGCCAGAATTCTCCTCTGATACTTGCAAGACCTCAGTGCTCTCTAGTTAACCTTCAAATTGAAGTTGTCAGATAAGCTTCAAGCAGTTGTAAGATGCTTTAGATCAGGTATATTTATCCACCAGTAAATGGTGAAAACTGTTTTTAAATtatttggattaaaaaaatcTGGATTTAATTGTCCACCCTGAGGATAAACTTAGCTGTTAAACTGCTTTAAAACAGATACTAAGATTTGAAGTAATAATGCTGAAATTTGTCAAGACTGTTTTAATGTTTCTTCCCCTTCCAAGTCGGAACTGACATAGGGTGCTTAAAATAAAATGTTTCAGGCATGTTTAAAGTGCCAACACTTGTTTGATTTTACAGATGAACAGTTCATGTACTGTATGTATGCTGTTTGTTTTAATTTGACTTTTCAGGTGATTTTGCGTCGTCATGGCCCGTACCAAGCAGACCGCTCGTAAATCCACTGGAGGAAAGGCTCCTCGTAAGCAGCTGGCCACCAAAGCGGCCCGGAAAAGCGCCCCCTCCACCGGTGGTGTCAAGAAGCCTCATCGCTACAGGTAACAGTAGAACAACAAGAAGTGGTTTGTGCTAATTATTTTAGCATTTTTCAAGGTTCCTGGAGTCTGAAAAAACTCCACATTTtctggttgtttttattttaaaaatggtttGCAAGCATTTTAAATTCATTATGGTTTGATACTTACATTCACTAAAcagagtgcatctggaaagtattcacagtgcttcattttttccataaTTTGTAATTTTACAACCTTATtacattcattttcccctcaaaattatactcacaacaccccataatgacaacatgaaaaagttttttgttggtggtgttttttaacaaatttatttaaaaaaatacaaagaaatcacatgtacaaaagtacttaaaaaaatactttgttgatgcacctttcacatcagttacagcctcaagtcttcttgaatatgataccacaagcttgatgcacctatctttaggtAGTTTTGCCATTCCTATTTGCCACACCtctaaagctccatcaggttggatgggggggcgtcggtgcacaaccattttcagatctctccacagatgttcaatcagattcaggtctgggctctggctgggccactcaaggacattcacagagttgtcctgaagccactcctttgatatcttggctgtgtgcttagggtcattgtcttgctaaaagatgaactgctgccccagtctgaggttaagagcgctctggagcaggttttcatccaggatgtctctgtgcattgctgcatttatctttccctcaagtctcccagttcctgccgcagagaaacatccccacagcatgatgctgccaccaccatgcttcactgtagggacggtgcctggtttcctccaaacatgatgtctggctttcacgccaaagagttcaatctttttctcatcaggccagagaattttgtttctcgtggtcgcgagtccttcaggtgccttttggcaaactccaggtggcctgCCTTTtctgaggagtggcttccatctggccactctatcataaaggcctgattggtggattggtgcacagatggttgtccttctgaaatgttctcctctctccacagaggaatgctggagctctgacagatttaaccatcaggttcttggtcacctccctgactaaggcccttctcccagatTGTTCAGTTTAGCTGGGcagccagctctgggaagagtacTGGCAGATCTGAACTTTTCCACTTacggataatggaggccactgtgctcaatggacccttcaaagcagcagaaatgtttttgtactcttccccagatttgtgcattgagacaatcctgcctcagaggtctacagacaattcctttgacttcatgcttggtttgtgcactgacatgcactgtcaactgtgggactttatatgtagacaaatcatgtacaatcaactgaatttaccccaggtggactccaattaagctgtagaaacagctcaaggatgatcagtggaaacaggatgaacctgagcttaattttgagcttcatggcaaaggctgtgaatacttacgtacatgtgattttagttttttagaaatttgcaaaaatctaaaggagaaaacaaaaaactttttttcactgtcattatggggtattgtatgtagaattttttggaataaggctctaacataaaatgtggaaaacgtgaagggccgtgaatactttctgggtgcactgcaTATTTTTCCATGTTATTCCTGCAGTGCAGCCAGTGGGCTCAACGTCACTATGTGCAGGGAGCCAGTCACGTATTTCAGTTGTATtggcctgattgtcaccaaacctgATGAGTTTTTTTTAGCTGTATTGGCCCCAAGAACACCATTGACTTTGGGGTCAAGATCAAGCAATGTACTTTATAAAATAATCGTGATTTGTGTTTGgtgcctgattgtcaccaaacgtgATGTGGGTGTTAGGCATCGTGACCCCACAAAGCCTTTTGATTTTACTCAAAAGATCAAAGGTtaaaatcactgaactgtactttTGTAAAAGCCGTCTGCAGAGAAGCCTCACATGTAATGGTAAACTTATCTATGTTTGCCCAGTGGCTGTGCTTAAGTGCAGACTATGCACTTGTTTTGTGAAACACATTTTCAGAACTTAACTTATTGCGTTTATTTGAACTGTTAATAAACTTGCTGTCAGGAAGGAGATTCTTGTTTGTAAGTCGGTGCAAGACGAGGTCCACAATTTCCAGAGGTGAGACGAAGTCACCACCACGtcgctctcaagtcatgaattggcaagtcacaagtcataatgaccaccatttGTTTacaaagctgacttgagacttgggacttgcagattgatgacttgacaatGACTTCACCTCTGACAGTTTTTCACATTTCATTTCCTGAAAGGATTTTAGAAAGGGAAAAACAAACATATAGGTAATGATTAAAATGCCAGTATTTAAGCAAAGATTGCTTTCTTGTGTCAGGCCCGGTACTGTAGCTTTGAGAGAAATCCGTCGGTACCAGAAgtccactgagctgctgatccgTAAGCTGCcgttccagcgcctggtgagagagatcgctcaggacttcaagactgacCTGCGTTTCCAGAGTGCAGCCATTGGAGCTCTACAGGTGGGTGTACTGGTGCACGTGGATCTGAAAAGAAATTGAGAGCAGCCAGTGTTGGTGCTAAATCTTCACGTAATGACGACAGTTTAGGATTTTTGTGTGTGCTACACAATAACTGTTCTACATATAAATCAGAGTTTCCCATTAAATACAGAGACTATGGCAGCCCTTCTTGTAGTCCATGGGGCTTAGCTTGAAAGAGGCTTAGAAATGAAGTTTCATTTGACATATGAGTGAACAACCTGAAAACACTTATTCCTAGGTAATGTAGGGGTGCTAAattcaaaaatgatgttttcttggtcataaatgtgcacattaacccttcacgccccaaaaCGTACAATATAAGCGCAAAACACTaaaaattgtttaattgtggGGAAAAATGAGCAAACAACCTGAAAATACGTATCCTTGGGTATTTTGGGGGTGTTCAGTTCAAAAATGAtgcaaatgatgatgaaaaatcaTGCACAATTTCATGTTGCACACGTTTATCCCATTTTTAAGAATTTTGCTCTTATAGTGCAAGTTTTGGTTCATGGAGGGTTAatatccagttttatgacccagaaaacatcatttttgaatTCAAATGActtttttgaaatgactttagttttgtgtcatgtctgtgatctgctttttttctacaaaattaaacaactgaatgaacatcctccgaggccggtgattccataatttttaccaggggttgtaattaATGTGCAGGTAATATTTCCAGAAAAATGGCATTCTGGCACATTTGTACCATTAATCAGAGGATACAAGAGTCAGATCTTTGTTCAGTAATGGGTCAAACGAAATTTCATATTTCTGTGGAATGCCCCATGGTCTATTAGTCCGGTTTGTGACAAAAAGGTGCAGCAACTGGAGATGCTCCAAAACTTGATGACCTGAATTGACACTGTTTGTAGACGATCAGTCCTTCTACATACGCACCCTTTAATTCTTACTAAAATATGTTAGaataaatggcaaaaatggtTTGTGTGTAAGTAATAAGTCTGGGATTATCTCCAAAACCTAATGGGATTTTTTCCCCATAGTTTCAACCAACAATTCCACCATGATTTCATAAAAAACATTTTTGCGTAATCCTGCTCACAGATAAAATGGAGgttaaaaacataacctccaatgCACATATGTTCCCTGACCTTCTCCTCATGCTATGTTtgtctgcaggaggccagcgaggcgTACCTGGTGGGTCTGTTTGAGGACACAAACCTGTGCGCCATCCACGCCAAGCGTGTCACCATCATgcccaaagacatccagctggCGCGTCGTATCCGCGGGGAGCGCGCTTAAAACGGCCTCCCTAATGTTTTGGCTCTGTCTGGTTTTTCTTTGCCTTTTTCCGGCCCTTACTCCTCCCTTTTGACCCGCCCCACTCCCACTCCGCCCAGCTTCTCTGTCGACTTTAGAGTAATCGTCATGATGAAGAGATAGAAACATGTTGAAGTCTGGTCTCTTAGGTTACTTTTTGTTGTCTTCACCAAATGTTTATCGGGTACCTCTTTCCATGCATGTAAAAGGCTTGGCAgatcagatacacacacacacactcaaatgcGAATGGTTGCACAGGGTTTGGGTGGCAACAGAGCTGAAGCAGAGCGCGGAGGCCGCGGGACTAGTCTGCTTAAGGGGAGCTGCAACTTCCACAGCAGGGTGCTATTAAAACTAGTCCCGAGTCCTCTTTCTCCTCCCCTCCTGCTCACCCCGTGACCACCGTACCCCTGCGGTCATAACGGCTCACTCACCTTCTCCAGCCTCCTGCTTCACCTCTGGCACTGGGACAGGACGGCGgtctgtgtgtgtggatctgAGCTCTGATGTTCCAAACCTCTACAATCTTTCAGTTTCTTGAGGATATTGTTTATGCTTGTGGATatggtgatttattttttttttggacacataTAATTCATAAGTGAGAATTTCTTATTTTTTCCCACTTCTAAAGTAACAAAAACCAACTAACAGGTATTGTTAACatagtaaactttttttttttactgattgaTTTAGAAAATCAGGAAGGGCTTCTGATCCCAGGACAACGTTTATTCTAATGGCAGCCACACGGGGGCGATCATTTACCATCACCTCCAGTTCATTTGCTCTCAGTCGTCACATGTACTTTTTTGTTCCAACGGTATGTTGACATTATAGCAGAATTTCTACGCTGCATGTTTAGCCTCTGTGTGTGTTCTCTGTAGATCTGAGCGTATAATCTATCCCCTCTCAAATTTTGTGATACACAATATAACctcatatttgttttcttttatatttttcttATTCCTTGAGATTTTCAGACGTATAAATATGCTGATCTTTGTATTTTCCAAATTTCCCATATTCTGGTGGTAATAAATAGGTGTTAAAACAAACTAATGCTTGTCAGTCTGATTTTACTTTTCAACTGTGCTTCACCGAATTGTGAATCTGCTGCAGcgatttttaaaaagtagattTTTGTTCATTTAAATGTCTTCAGTTCGTGGCGATGCAGAGTAGTGATGGGAAACCAAACTGTCACAAGGTGGAGAGGCTGAGCTGGGCTTTAAAATCACCAAAAAGACACAGCTGCTCCTGTAGCCAGGCTCCCATTCtgttaaatattttatttttttttttttggtgtagaATGAGAAGAACATTAGACAGCAATACTGTGTAACAGACACTACACTATGACTTATTCAATAAGTTTTCAGCTGGAGAAAACTGTTTACTGAGAATGTATTTTGCATCCACAAGGACATTTGAAAACACATTGGGCCtcgtatcaacgtgcgtacggcgatatttgagcgtatatggggtgtacgccaagagggctgcgctacttggcatttatcagtgtggtcgctggtgtacgctgcgctgaaaatatacaccaggtcgagaggtggcgtaaattatacaccaaaatgaaccagcgctggaatccacataaaaatgatcaacatgataaacagtgccattatacaaatcaatgcatatgttacataaataacactttcctgattatactacataataatcaatacaaatcccgcctttgcgggattgttatggagcacgatccgtggctgcagcagcgctgagcttaacttcatgtggtgtgatcgttttagactatgaaattgataattacaactgtagtttcgtcattcccttaattcgcccgtgctgtaaccaggttttgtctccattcggttgtcacaataaaataaatacagaaatacatttaaaaaataaagaaatctgacagattaggcgtgtcttattaattgagcgagcaaatatccacgtcaagaattattgacgtgaaaagagaatacagtggtccctcgctataacgccgttcacctgtcgtggcctcggagtctcgcggagtatttagtccaattttgcatgcctttttttacagtgttctgtgttctgcatatctgtttataagaatcttgtcgcccagaagaaaaaagaacgccaacaattactcataactgtgtttgtcacacggaaacagacacctgcagccaggtgtgagtgggaaaaggcgcagcgtcaggacgcacaggcccgatctgtgaaatactggtaataatttcttatgtgtccgacctcgttcgttgatcgttaaaattaattcattagttctaaatgccatcataattatttataggaaaacgttctatttttatttctcaaacaaatgtttgggcctgaaacagtttggtattattttcctactaaggtttgaactttgagagtttacacacgagagaaaagtgagaaaatgttcatgcctgattgagaaagtgtataaactgtgtagtgaggggttttacagctttgaaacgtctatagtaattgtaaaaaataacgctgactacgtcgcggtttcacgtatttcgggctattttttagaacgtaactccagcgattaatgagggaccactgtaacactttattgattatatactacaaaacgatacgacagccgcttttgatgctctattggcacgcgtcgtgattggtggagttctttttcattgccgtcttcccggcttccatgtcgtaaaatgagggtgtgtctgaagcggagtctgaatatttatgggcgtgtttattataattacgatcgtttccacccgccgcatttatcaagatcgcgtcaggcgtacgccagaaacgggcaggtgcgcactgcttgatacatgtcacggcgactttggtgtatttcaagtttacgccgtaaatttacgtcacaagtgcgcaacattgatacatgaggcccattgtgtcctGGTCCcttttcacacacaaacacataaatatatatatgggtaggcttgctcttgttttttcttttgcattTTAAGGGTTATTTCCCCCCTCAAAAGGGTGTTAAAGTATAGTTTCAAGGCTGGGTTATTAGGACACTTTCCTCCAGAAAAGAATGTTCCCTACTCCAAGATCACCTATGCCCTGTTCTCTGTGTGTAATTGGAAGGGCACCTGTGTAAGACTTGGTCAGATCTATATGTGATTGCACACCGGATTCATTGTGGAGACCCAGAGTAATAACGCACAcacaaaaataacattaaaaaaacaacagttgAGTTCAAGTGTTGCATTTTGAATCTTGAGCTATTAATTGTCAAGCACAGTAAAAGAAGGTGACACAGTtgaaaatttaaaacaaacacatcAAGAGAGACTAGAAAAATGCCACCATATTACCTACTAGTAAGCAAATTAACACCTTAAATCCTTGAAAACAACACATCTCTGTTGTGGTGAATGAAGAATCTTCCACAGGTAAGCagccagatcaagaacacccttCAGGAGGGAGGTGTGTCCAACAGGGCTGTCTGAATTTCAGAACTGATTTGGGAATGACTTGAATTATAATTTCTGAAAATGAGTTAAATGTATCCTGCTGCATCATGTTTGCTGAGGTAGTAAATTCTGAAACTGGCAATAGTCTAATCTTATAAGAGCGGTCTCGATAACTTGTGAATAATCGAGAAATATTCACTCGAGTAAATTCTGAGAGAACAAACAATTCtgtctttttaaaataataaaaccgtctaaaaaatgttttacaatcttttttcttgctgATCTT
This genomic window from Thalassophryne amazonica chromosome 9, fThaAma1.1, whole genome shotgun sequence contains:
- the h3f3c gene encoding H3 histone, family 3C encodes the protein MARTKQTARKSTGGKAPRKQLATKAARKSAPSTGGVKKPHRYRPGTVALREIRRYQKSTELLIRKLPFQRLVREIAQDFKTDLRFQSAAIGALQEASEAYLVGLFEDTNLCAIHAKRVTIMPKDIQLARRIRGERA